One stretch of Euwallacea similis isolate ESF13 chromosome 6, ESF131.1, whole genome shotgun sequence DNA includes these proteins:
- the krz gene encoding beta-arrestin-1: MDDVSSKRQATRVFKKSSPNGKITVYLGKRDFVDHISHVDPIDGVVLIDPDYVKDRKVFGHVLAAFRYGREDLDVLGLTFRKDLYLASEQIYPQDSAPSRPLTRLQERLIKKLGSNAFPFYFELPPHCPASVTLQPAPGDTGKPCGVDYELKAFVGESQDDKPHKRNSVRLAIRKIMYAPSKQGEQPSVEVSKEFMMSPNKLYLEASLDKELYHHGENIAVNVHIANNSNRTVKKIKVSVRQFADICLFSTAQYKCTVAETESEEGCPIGPGFTLSKVFTLTPLLANNKDKWGLALDGQLKHEDTNLASSTLVADPSQRENLGIIVQYKVKVKLCLGALGGDLVAELPFILMHPKPEEEPIPTSVTPSRRVSKDGEHDVPVDTNLIQLDADENNLQDHDDDIIFEDFARLRLKAGETDA, encoded by the exons ATGGATGACGTTAGCAGTAAACGACAAGCCACAAG AGTTTTCAAGAAGAGTTCTCCCAATGGCAAG ATAACTGTATATTTAGGAAAAAGGGACTTCGTCGATCATATATCACACGTCGATCCTATAG ATGGAGTCGTTTTAATCGACCCTGATTATGTTAAAGATAGAAAAGTGTTCGGCCACGTTTTGGCTGCGTTTAGATATGGAAGGGAAGATTTGGACGTTTTAGGCCTCACGTTCAGAAAGGACCTATATTTAGCTTCCGAACAAATCTATCCTCAAGATAGCGCCCCGTCTAGACCGTTGACAAGACTGCAG GAACGacttataaagaaattaggtTCAAACGCTTTCCCATTTTATTTCGAATTGCCGCCACATTGTCCAGCTTCCGTAACTTTGCAACCAGCCCCTGGAGATACCGGCAAACCTTGTGGAGTAGATTATGAACTGAAAGCTTTTGTTGGAGAATCCCAAGATGATAAACCGCATAAAAGGAACTCTGTCAG ATTAGCTATCCGTAAAATAATGTATGCTCCAAGTAAGCAAGGCGAACAACCCTCTGTTGAAGTTAGCAAAGAATTTATGATGAGCCCCAATAAACTCTACCTAGAAGCTTCATTAGATAAGGAACTGTACCACCATGGAGAAAATATAGCAGTCAATGTGCATATAGCAAATAACTCGAATCGCACCGTAAAGAAGATTAAGGTTTCAGTGAGGCAGTTTGCTGACATCTGTTTGTTTTCTACTGCTCAATACAAATGCACAGTTGCTGAAACTGAAAGCGA AGAGGGTTGCCCTATTGGCCCCGGCTTCACACTGAGCAAAGTGTTCACTCTGACTCCGTTGTTGGCCAACAATAAGGATAAGTGGGGTTTAGCTTTAGACGGCCAGCTAAAACACGAAGACACTAATCTTGCATCCAGCACTTT agtTGCCGATCCATCACAACGAGAAAATTTGGGAATAATCGTCCAATATAAAGTTAAAGTCAAATTATGCCTGGGAGCTTTGGGAGG agaTTTAGTAGCTGAGCTTCCATTCATTTTAATGCATCCTAAGCCTGAAGAAGAGCCGATTCCTACGAGTGTAACTCCATCAAGACGGGTGAGCAAGGATGGTGAACACGATGTGCCAGTTGATACCAACTTGATCCAGCTTGATGC CGACGAAAACAACTTACAAGACCACGACGACGATATAATATTTGAAGATTTCGCCAGGTTGAGGTTGAAAGCAGGTGAAACAGACGCATGA